A stretch of Myxococcales bacterium DNA encodes these proteins:
- a CDS encoding energy transducer TonB, whose product MISRLPLALVIACVVTFGLFWTMQALVSTDAQLIDSKPSPKIEFVRLRRDTTPEIKKREPPKRQKPEEAPPPPEINVSKASLEPSGDLSAFTANFNAGDALVGGVGMGSGSDRDATPLVRIEPEYPMRMRQRRIEGAVGITFTIAKAGTVKDAQIDYSQPPGVFDKAALAAVRRWRYNPKIVDGRAVERPGQKVWFPFSMEDK is encoded by the coding sequence ATGATTTCGCGGCTTCCGCTCGCGCTCGTGATTGCTTGCGTGGTCACGTTCGGTCTGTTTTGGACCATGCAGGCGCTAGTGAGTACCGACGCGCAACTGATCGACAGCAAGCCGTCGCCCAAGATCGAGTTTGTGCGCTTGCGTCGCGACACCACGCCCGAGATCAAGAAGCGCGAGCCTCCCAAGCGACAAAAACCCGAAGAAGCTCCGCCTCCGCCGGAAATCAATGTGTCCAAGGCCAGCCTCGAACCTTCGGGAGATCTATCGGCATTCACCGCAAACTTCAACGCGGGTGATGCGCTCGTGGGCGGAGTCGGCATGGGCAGTGGGTCGGATCGGGACGCTACACCGCTGGTGCGGATCGAACCCGAGTATCCAATGCGAATGCGCCAGCGAAGAATCGAGGGCGCCGTTGGAATCACCTTCACAATTGCAAAAGCCGGTACGGTAAAGGACGCGCAGATCGATTATTCGCAACCTCCCGGCGTATTCGACAAGGCCGCTCTAGCCGCTGTACGCCGTTGGCGTTACAACCCAAAAATCGTGGATGGCAGGGCAGTCGAACGTCCGGGTCAGAAGGTCTGGTTCCCGTTCTCGATGGAGGACAAGTAG
- a CDS encoding biopolymer transporter ExbD, translated as MRRRRNKHRPENEVNLTPMLDVVFIMLIFFIVTASFVKESGIEITRPSAATATRNEKGNILIAITSTNQVWMDRRQIDPKALRANIERMRAENPNGAVIIQADEKSENGLLVKVMDAARLAGVKSISLAAEIIK; from the coding sequence ATGCGACGTAGAAGAAACAAACACAGACCGGAAAACGAAGTCAACCTGACCCCAATGCTCGATGTCGTGTTCATCATGTTGATCTTCTTCATCGTTACGGCATCGTTCGTGAAGGAGTCGGGGATCGAGATCACTCGGCCCAGTGCGGCGACCGCCACGCGCAACGAAAAGGGCAATATCCTGATTGCCATCACCAGCACCAATCAGGTGTGGATGGATCGCCGACAAATCGATCCCAAGGCGCTGCGCGCGAACATCGAGCGAATGCGCGCGGAAAACCCCAACGGCGCAGTAATTATTCAAGCCGACGAAAAGAGCGAAAACGGCTTGCTGGTCAAGGTCATGGACGCCGCAAGGCTCGCCGGAGTCAAGAGCATTTCCCTCGCGGCCGAGATCATCAAGTAA